Proteins encoded within one genomic window of Cellulomonas xiejunii:
- a CDS encoding ATP-dependent DNA ligase, whose protein sequence is MDLPVMPPVAPMLAKSVKEIPDTGHVEPKWDGFRTIVFRDGDDVELGSRNEKPMTRYFPELVESLKANLPQRCVVDGEIVVVTGDRLDFDALQQRIHPAASRVSLLAGQTPASFVAFDLLALGDDDLTARPFSERRALLVRALADARPPVHVTRATSDMAEAQQWFTQFEGAGLDGVVAKPLDAPYQPDKRAMFKIKHERTADCVVAGFRWHKSGDVVGSLLLGLWNDEGHLQHVGVSASFTMARRRELLDELTPYRDVDLDDHPWGAWADQQAHADRRMPGAVSRWNATKDLSFVPLRPELVVEVAYDHMEGDRFRHTAQFRRWRTDRDPRTCTYEQLDEPVGYDLADVLGG, encoded by the coding sequence ATGGACCTGCCCGTGATGCCGCCCGTCGCGCCGATGCTCGCGAAGTCGGTCAAGGAGATCCCCGACACCGGCCACGTGGAGCCCAAGTGGGACGGGTTCCGCACGATCGTGTTCCGCGACGGCGACGACGTCGAGCTGGGCAGCCGCAACGAGAAGCCCATGACCCGGTACTTCCCCGAGCTCGTCGAGTCGCTGAAGGCGAACCTGCCGCAGCGGTGCGTCGTCGACGGGGAGATCGTCGTGGTCACGGGCGACCGGCTCGACTTCGACGCTCTGCAGCAGCGCATCCACCCCGCGGCCAGCCGCGTGAGCCTCCTCGCGGGGCAGACGCCCGCGTCGTTCGTGGCGTTCGACCTGCTCGCCCTGGGTGACGACGACCTCACGGCCCGCCCGTTCTCCGAGCGCCGCGCCCTGCTCGTCCGGGCGCTCGCCGACGCCCGGCCCCCGGTGCACGTCACGCGCGCGACGTCCGACATGGCCGAGGCGCAGCAGTGGTTCACGCAGTTCGAGGGCGCCGGGCTCGACGGTGTCGTCGCCAAGCCGCTGGACGCCCCGTACCAGCCGGACAAGCGGGCGATGTTCAAGATCAAGCACGAGCGCACGGCCGACTGCGTCGTCGCCGGCTTCCGGTGGCACAAGTCCGGTGACGTGGTCGGCTCGCTGCTGCTGGGACTGTGGAACGACGAGGGGCACCTGCAGCACGTCGGGGTCAGCGCGTCGTTCACCATGGCGCGGCGCCGCGAGCTCCTCGACGAGCTCACGCCCTACCGCGACGTGGACCTCGACGACCACCCGTGGGGCGCGTGGGCCGACCAGCAGGCGCACGCCGACCGGCGCATGCCCGGTGCGGTCAGCCGGTGGAACGCCACCAAGGACCTGTCGTTCGTGCCGCTGCGCCCCGAGCTGGTCGTGGAGGTCGCGTACGACCACATGGAGGGCGACCGCTTCCGGCACACCGCGCAGTTCCGGCGCTGGCGGACCGACCGCGACCCGCGGACCTGCACGTACGAGCAGCTCGACGAGCCCGTGGGGTACGACCTGGCCGACGTGCTCGGCGGCTGA
- a CDS encoding SWIM zinc finger family protein — protein sequence MAERWSAEQVVALAPDASSVAAGRKLAVPRTWSDAGASTAPAAVWGLCQGSGKTPYATVVDLAGPAFRCSCPSRKFPCKHALALLLLWAGGDVPDVAEPAEHAREWLSSRAERAARTERPSTAAPDPDAAARRAERRRARVADGVADLERWLHDQVEQGLTGSDRAGYGPYEQVAARLVDAQAPGLADGVRNLATAAASGEGWPARLLDELALLHLLVRGHARLDTLEESTAAVVRRRVGEPERQQDVLAAPGLRDRWQVLAQHDTVRNRLVVRRVHVRGEATGRDAVVVLFGPPGQPLDVPLPVGTVVDADLHVHPGDPTRVSVGERHGDPAPLREVRGTTLAQVADAWSGLLAVDPWATAMPVVLGDVTPVRRRDGRSRAWVVVDAAGDTLPVVFRDDPWRLVAVAGGRPVTVVADRTVAGVRPVAAWCDDELVPL from the coding sequence GTGGCAGAGAGATGGTCGGCGGAGCAGGTGGTCGCGCTGGCGCCCGACGCGTCGTCCGTCGCCGCGGGGCGCAAGCTCGCCGTGCCGCGGACCTGGTCCGACGCGGGGGCGTCCACGGCTCCCGCCGCGGTGTGGGGCCTGTGCCAGGGCTCGGGGAAGACGCCCTACGCGACGGTCGTCGACCTCGCCGGCCCCGCGTTCCGCTGCAGCTGTCCCAGCCGTAAGTTCCCCTGCAAGCACGCGCTCGCGCTCCTCCTGCTCTGGGCCGGGGGCGACGTGCCCGACGTCGCGGAGCCGGCGGAGCACGCGCGGGAGTGGTTGTCGTCGCGGGCCGAGCGTGCCGCCCGGACGGAGCGCCCGAGCACGGCTGCCCCGGACCCGGACGCGGCTGCCCGGCGCGCCGAGCGGCGCCGGGCCCGCGTGGCCGACGGCGTCGCCGACCTCGAGCGGTGGCTGCACGACCAGGTCGAGCAGGGGCTCACCGGGTCCGACCGGGCGGGGTACGGCCCGTACGAGCAGGTCGCCGCGCGTCTGGTCGACGCGCAGGCGCCCGGCCTGGCCGACGGGGTGCGGAACCTCGCGACGGCGGCGGCGAGCGGTGAGGGCTGGCCGGCGCGGCTGCTCGACGAGCTGGCGCTGCTGCACCTGCTCGTCCGTGGGCACGCGCGGCTCGACACGTTGGAGGAGTCGACGGCTGCCGTCGTGCGGCGGCGCGTCGGGGAGCCCGAGCGTCAGCAGGACGTCCTGGCCGCCCCGGGTCTGCGGGATCGCTGGCAGGTGCTGGCGCAGCACGACACCGTGCGCAACCGGCTCGTGGTCCGCCGCGTCCACGTCCGTGGCGAGGCCACGGGGCGGGACGCGGTCGTCGTGCTGTTCGGGCCGCCCGGTCAGCCGCTGGACGTGCCGCTGCCGGTCGGTACGGTCGTCGACGCCGACCTGCACGTGCACCCGGGGGACCCGACACGCGTGTCCGTGGGGGAGCGCCACGGCGACCCGGCGCCGCTGCGCGAGGTCCGCGGGACGACGCTCGCGCAGGTTGCCGACGCGTGGTCGGGGCTGCTGGCCGTGGACCCGTGGGCGACGGCGATGCCGGTGGTGCTCGGCGACGTGACCCCGGTGCGGCGCCGTGACGGCCGGTCGCGCGCCTGGGTCGTCGTCGACGCGGCGGGCGACACGCTGCCGGTGGTCTTCCGCGACGACCCGTGGCGACTGGTCGCAGTCGCCGGCGGCCGTCCCGTGACCGTGGTCGCGGACAGGACGGTCGCCGGGGTCCGCCCGGTGGCAGCGTGGTGTGACGACGAGCTGGTGCCGCTGTGA
- a CDS encoding DUF5691 domain-containing protein — protein MSRQDLVTAALLGLRRAAPDADLGRGLPGAVGQAVERAPRTTGPAGLLDAAALDVVARRAGTVQPRHTAELPTVAEPETARVAAGAARARLAGLVTRSDVVGDLLTVHWLRTAAERGYVVPPALLPEVLGWATRPAGREHRALVAAVLGARGRWLVQQIPAGAATAVLDAPETPPNGDAARASVDEPQWSRRPVAARTADVAAIHGDVRPDDEERLARCLTDRAVTVREAAAQALVDLPGSGFARDCAERALACVAVERQRLRRVLVVTLPEDDATAPFQDMRTGAGGRRARLLRALVAATPPSAWTAHLGRDAADLVRMDVTDQLAAQLHAGWRDAARRTRDATWAQALLEVHPDAVELLAVLPDTARAAAFAAAFPHRGPVTRDSARRMLRLAAVLPMPWPGTVVDVVLRQIVPDPPLSDWEMRSAEPVLAAGLPHDAGTEQQVRAVADRCTAPGTAQVLHAVADTLMTRRAILEELA, from the coding sequence GTGAGCCGGCAGGACCTGGTCACGGCCGCGCTGCTCGGCCTGCGCCGCGCGGCGCCTGACGCGGACCTCGGGCGGGGGCTGCCCGGGGCGGTGGGCCAGGCGGTGGAACGGGCACCGCGCACCACGGGGCCAGCCGGTCTGCTCGACGCGGCCGCGCTCGACGTGGTCGCACGCCGTGCCGGCACCGTGCAGCCGCGGCACACGGCCGAGCTGCCGACCGTTGCGGAGCCCGAGACGGCGCGCGTGGCCGCTGGGGCGGCGCGCGCACGCCTGGCGGGTCTGGTGACCCGCAGTGACGTCGTCGGGGACCTGCTCACGGTGCACTGGCTGCGGACCGCGGCCGAGCGGGGGTACGTCGTGCCGCCTGCGCTGCTGCCCGAGGTCCTCGGGTGGGCGACCCGACCAGCAGGGCGTGAGCACCGGGCGCTCGTCGCGGCGGTCCTGGGTGCGCGCGGCCGCTGGCTCGTGCAGCAGATTCCCGCGGGAGCCGCGACCGCCGTGCTGGACGCACCGGAGACACCGCCGAACGGCGACGCCGCCCGCGCGTCGGTGGACGAGCCGCAGTGGTCCCGGCGACCGGTCGCCGCGCGCACCGCGGACGTCGCCGCGATTCACGGCGACGTTCGTCCCGACGACGAGGAACGGTTGGCCCGGTGCCTGACCGACCGAGCGGTGACCGTGCGCGAGGCCGCGGCGCAGGCGCTCGTCGACCTGCCAGGCTCCGGGTTCGCGCGCGACTGCGCCGAACGTGCCCTGGCGTGCGTGGCGGTCGAGCGGCAGCGCCTGCGCCGCGTGCTGGTCGTCACGCTCCCCGAGGACGACGCCACGGCGCCGTTCCAGGACATGCGGACGGGGGCCGGTGGCCGGCGCGCCCGGCTGCTGCGCGCGCTGGTCGCGGCCACGCCGCCGTCGGCGTGGACGGCACACCTGGGGCGGGACGCGGCCGACCTCGTGCGGATGGACGTGACCGACCAGCTCGCCGCGCAGCTGCACGCCGGGTGGCGTGACGCGGCCCGGCGCACGCGCGACGCCACGTGGGCGCAGGCGCTGCTCGAGGTGCATCCGGACGCCGTCGAGCTGCTGGCCGTCCTGCCCGACACGGCACGCGCCGCGGCGTTCGCCGCCGCTTTCCCGCACCGCGGGCCGGTGACCCGGGACAGCGCCCGGCGGATGCTCCGGCTCGCCGCCGTGCTCCCGATGCCGTGGCCCGGCACGGTCGTCGACGTCGTCCTGCGGCAGATCGTCCCCGACCCGCCGCTGTCCGACTGGGAGATGCGCAGTGCCGAGCCGGTCCTCGCCGCCGGTCTGCCCCACGACGCGGGCACCGAGCAGCAGGTACGGGCCGTCGCCGACCGCTGCACCGCCCCCGGCACCGCGCAGGTCCTGCACGCGGTCGCCGACACCCTGATGACCCGCCGCGCGATCCTCGAGGAGCTGGCATGA
- a CDS encoding ATP-binding protein, which produces MTDVDTLLRPHAEQAFAHEIAALAASDDRPRPPAWQMSPWAVVTYLLGGTLPDGTVITPKYVGPRRVVEVAVATLATDRALLLLGVPGTAKTWVSEHLAAAVSGRSTLVVQGTSGTSEDSIRYGWNYARLLTEGPTAGALVASPVMTAMREAGIARVEELTRIPSDVQDALITVLSEKTLPVPELGTEVQAARGFNVIATANDQDRGVNELSSALRRRFNTVVLPLPATADEEVEIVTRRVAQLGASLELPDAPPAAEEIRRVVTVFRELRSGSTLDGRQALKKPSGTLSTAEAISVVAHGLALAAHFGDGVLRPADVAAGILGAVVKDPVADTAVWVEYLESVARERDGWHEFYGACREVTG; this is translated from the coding sequence ATGACCGACGTCGACACCCTGCTGCGACCCCACGCCGAGCAGGCGTTCGCCCACGAGATCGCGGCGCTCGCGGCGTCGGACGACCGCCCGCGGCCGCCGGCGTGGCAGATGTCGCCCTGGGCGGTGGTGACGTACCTGCTCGGCGGCACGCTGCCGGACGGCACGGTGATCACGCCCAAGTACGTCGGCCCGCGCCGCGTCGTGGAGGTCGCGGTCGCCACCCTCGCGACCGACCGCGCGCTGCTGCTGCTCGGCGTGCCCGGGACCGCGAAGACGTGGGTCAGCGAGCACCTGGCGGCCGCCGTCAGCGGCCGGTCGACGCTCGTCGTGCAGGGGACGTCCGGCACCTCGGAGGACTCGATCCGCTACGGCTGGAACTACGCCCGCCTGCTCACCGAGGGACCCACCGCGGGCGCCCTGGTCGCGTCGCCGGTGATGACGGCCATGCGCGAGGCGGGGATCGCCCGCGTCGAGGAGCTCACCCGCATCCCCTCGGACGTCCAGGACGCGCTCATCACGGTGCTCTCCGAGAAGACGCTGCCGGTGCCCGAGCTCGGCACCGAGGTGCAGGCGGCGCGCGGGTTCAACGTCATCGCGACGGCCAACGACCAGGACCGCGGCGTCAACGAGCTGTCCTCCGCGCTGCGTCGCCGGTTCAACACCGTCGTCCTCCCGCTGCCGGCGACGGCGGACGAGGAGGTCGAGATCGTCACCCGGCGGGTCGCGCAGCTCGGTGCGTCGCTCGAGCTGCCGGACGCGCCCCCGGCCGCCGAGGAGATCCGGCGCGTCGTCACCGTGTTCCGTGAGCTGCGGTCGGGCAGCACGCTCGACGGGCGCCAGGCGCTCAAGAAGCCGTCCGGCACCCTGTCCACGGCCGAGGCGATCTCCGTCGTCGCACACGGGCTCGCGCTCGCCGCGCACTTCGGGGACGGCGTCCTGCGCCCCGCCGACGTCGCCGCGGGGATCCTCGGCGCCGTCGTGAAGGACCCCGTCGCGGACACCGCCGTGTGGGTCGAGTACCTCGAGTCCGTCGCGCGCGAGCGCGACGGCTGGCACGAGTTCTACGGTGCGTGCCGCGAGGTCACCGGATGA
- a CDS encoding DUF5682 family protein encodes MTGTAVTSTVVAQADAGGPATSATDDVQDHAHDDAADDAPDDATQARPHVVPQDVGEPRVRVLGVRHHGPGSARAVRAALDAWSPTVVLVEGPADADPLTVFVGRDGMEPPVALLAVTADEPRRAAWWPFAVFSPEWQALTWAAAGGVPVRFIDLPAAVQLAHEASDEDGDQPQELRTDPVAALAHAAGYEDPERWWEDVVESRAADAAPFDVITDAMAALREHEPALPDDGSSDAPAHLLREARREAHMRQQIRAALREGHERVAVVCGAWHAPVLRGRLPAAAPDARLLRGLPRRKVSLTWSPWTTSRLALHSGYGAGVASPGWYQHLFTCTDRVVARWLVEVAGVLRRRDLPVSSAHVIEATRLAQVLAAVRGRPHPGLAEVTEATRAVLCEGDDALLAHVTADLVVGERLGTVPDDVPTVPLEADLRATARRLRLPFEAAPRTLDLDLRKDTDLARSRLLHRLALVGVDWGTTETSRTRTTGTFRETWTLLWRPELTVALVEAAPWGATVPAAASARVVADAAGSDLPGVTALVERALVADLPDALDGLLPVLDARAAQDGDVAHVLRAVPPLVRAHRYSDVRGTRVEALARVADALVVRACAALPGAVTGIDDDAARVLRADVDAAHDAVRLRDDPAGSELWWRTVSALADRTDVSGVLSGRATRLLLDAGHLDPDEAASRFSRALSRGTPARTTAAWAEGFLDGGGLLLAGDRRLLGVLDAWVGALRDDDFTDVLPLLRRTFGALPAGERRAVGTAVAQLGRAGAAAASADVELDPELVRAPLATVLRLLGAAT; translated from the coding sequence ATGACGGGCACCGCGGTGACGAGCACCGTGGTGGCACAGGCCGACGCGGGTGGCCCAGCGACGTCGGCAACGGACGACGTGCAGGACCACGCGCACGACGACGCAGCGGACGACGCACCGGACGACGCGACGCAGGCGCGGCCGCACGTCGTGCCGCAGGACGTCGGCGAGCCGCGGGTGCGGGTGCTCGGGGTCCGCCACCACGGCCCCGGATCGGCGCGTGCCGTCCGCGCCGCCCTGGACGCGTGGTCGCCGACGGTCGTGCTCGTCGAGGGTCCCGCCGACGCCGACCCGCTGACCGTGTTCGTCGGCCGGGACGGCATGGAGCCACCGGTCGCCCTCCTTGCGGTGACGGCCGACGAGCCGCGGCGCGCCGCCTGGTGGCCCTTCGCGGTGTTCTCGCCCGAGTGGCAGGCGCTGACGTGGGCGGCGGCGGGGGGCGTCCCGGTGCGCTTCATCGACCTGCCCGCAGCGGTCCAGCTCGCCCACGAGGCTTCGGACGAGGACGGTGACCAGCCGCAGGAGCTGCGCACCGACCCCGTCGCCGCGCTCGCGCACGCCGCCGGGTACGAGGACCCCGAGCGCTGGTGGGAGGACGTCGTGGAGTCCCGCGCGGCCGACGCGGCGCCGTTCGACGTCATCACCGACGCCATGGCCGCGTTGCGGGAGCACGAGCCCGCACTGCCCGACGACGGCTCGTCCGACGCCCCGGCGCACCTCCTGCGTGAGGCGCGGCGCGAGGCGCACATGCGCCAGCAGATCCGCGCCGCACTGCGGGAGGGGCACGAGCGCGTCGCCGTCGTGTGCGGCGCCTGGCACGCCCCCGTGCTGCGCGGCAGGCTGCCCGCCGCGGCCCCCGACGCGCGCCTCCTGCGCGGCCTGCCCCGCCGCAAGGTGAGCCTCACGTGGTCCCCGTGGACGACGTCGCGACTGGCGCTGCACTCCGGCTACGGCGCCGGTGTCGCGTCCCCGGGCTGGTACCAGCACCTGTTCACGTGTACCGACCGGGTCGTCGCACGGTGGCTCGTGGAGGTCGCGGGCGTGCTGAGGCGGCGCGACCTGCCGGTGTCGTCGGCGCACGTCATCGAGGCGACGAGGCTCGCCCAGGTCCTCGCCGCCGTGCGCGGACGGCCGCACCCGGGGCTGGCGGAGGTCACCGAGGCGACGCGGGCGGTCCTGTGCGAGGGTGACGACGCGCTGCTCGCGCACGTCACCGCAGACCTCGTCGTGGGGGAGCGGCTCGGAACCGTCCCCGACGACGTGCCGACCGTGCCCCTCGAGGCGGACCTGCGGGCGACCGCGCGGCGGCTGCGGCTGCCGTTCGAGGCCGCGCCCCGGACGTTGGACCTCGACCTGCGCAAGGACACGGACCTCGCGCGCTCGCGCCTGCTGCACAGGCTCGCGCTGGTCGGTGTCGACTGGGGGACGACCGAGACGTCCCGCACCCGCACCACCGGCACGTTCCGCGAGACGTGGACGCTGCTGTGGCGGCCCGAGCTGACGGTCGCCCTGGTCGAGGCGGCACCGTGGGGTGCGACCGTGCCCGCCGCCGCGTCGGCGCGCGTCGTCGCGGACGCCGCCGGGTCGGACCTGCCAGGCGTGACCGCTCTCGTCGAGCGCGCGCTCGTCGCGGACCTGCCCGACGCGCTCGACGGGCTGCTGCCGGTGCTGGACGCCCGCGCCGCCCAGGACGGGGACGTCGCCCACGTCCTGCGTGCCGTGCCCCCGCTGGTGCGGGCCCACCGGTACAGCGACGTCCGGGGGACGCGCGTCGAGGCGCTGGCACGCGTCGCGGACGCGCTGGTGGTGCGGGCGTGCGCGGCGCTGCCCGGTGCCGTCACCGGGATCGACGACGACGCGGCGCGGGTCCTGCGGGCCGACGTCGACGCCGCGCACGACGCGGTCCGGCTGCGGGACGACCCCGCCGGCAGTGAGCTGTGGTGGCGGACCGTGTCCGCGCTCGCGGACCGCACCGACGTGTCCGGGGTGCTGTCCGGGCGCGCCACGCGGCTCCTGCTCGACGCGGGGCACCTCGATCCCGACGAGGCGGCGAGCAGGTTCTCGCGCGCGCTGTCGCGCGGCACGCCGGCGCGCACCACCGCGGCGTGGGCCGAGGGGTTCCTCGACGGCGGCGGGTTGCTGCTCGCCGGCGACCGTCGGCTCTTGGGCGTGCTCGACGCGTGGGTGGGCGCCCTGCGGGACGACGACTTCACGGACGTCCTGCCGCTGCTGCGGCGGACCTTCGGTGCCCTCCCCGCCGGCGAGCGACGCGCCGTCGGCACGGCCGTCGCCCAGCTCGGGAGAGCCGGGGCGGCCGCCGCCTCCGCCGACGTCGAGCTCGACCCGGAGCTGGTGCGTGCACCGCTCGCGACCGTGCTGCGCCTGCTGGGAGCCGCGACATGA